The Oryzias melastigma strain HK-1 linkage group LG13, ASM292280v2, whole genome shotgun sequence genome window below encodes:
- the LOC112149127 gene encoding phosphatidylinositol transfer protein alpha isoform, with product MLIKEFRIVLPVSVEEYQVGQLYAVAEASKNETGGGEGVEVLVNEPYEESGEKGQYTHKVYHLQSKVPPLIRALAPKGSLEIHEKAWNAYPYCRTILTNTYMKEKFMIKIETWHKPDMGNQENVHGLDDKTWGNVEVVNIDIADKDSISPKDYKADQDPSIFKSEKTGRGPLGPDWKNELANNPHCPHMCAYKLVTVEFKWLGLQSKIESYIQKVEKRLFTHFHRQLFCSIDKWIELTMDDIRRMEEETKKELDEMRKNDEVKGMAADD from the exons CCGGATCGTTCTGCCCGTCTCAGTGGAAGAG TACCAAGTGGGGCAGCTGTACGCCGTAGCAGAAGCCAGTAAGAATGAGACAGGTGGAGGAGAAGGTGTGGAGGTGCTGGTCAACGAGCCGTATGAGGAGAGTGGCGAGAAGGGACAGTACACCCACAAGGTCTACCATCTGCAGAG CAAAGTGCCACCTCTTATCCGGGCTCTGGCTCCAAAAGGCTCACTGGAGATTCACGAGAAGGCCTGGAACGCTTACCCTTACTGTCGAACGA TCCTTACA AACACCTACATGAAGGAGAAGTTCATGATTAAGATCGAGACGTGGCACAAGCCTGACATGGGGAACCAGGAGAAC GTACACGGCCTGGACGACAAGACATGGGGCAACGTTGAGGTCGTTAACATTGACATCGCTGACAAAGACTCCATCAGTCCAAAG GACTACAAGGCAGATCAGGATCCATCCATCTTTAAGTCAGAGAAAACAGGCAGAGGGCCTCTGGGTCCTGACTGGAAG aatgaaCTTGCGAACAACCCCCACTGTCCACACATGTGTGCCTACAAGCTGGTCACTGTGGAGTTCAAGTGGCTGGGActtcaaagtaaaatagaatCGTACATCCAAAAG GTGGAGAAGCGGCTGTTCACCCACTTCCACAGACAGTTGTTCTGCAGCATCGACAAGTGGATTGAGCTGACCATGGATGACATCCGTAGAATGGAGGAGGAGACCAAGAAGGAGCTGGATGAG atgaggaaaaatgATGAAGTTAAAGGGATGGCAGCAGATGATTGA